From a region of the Methyloceanibacter stevinii genome:
- a CDS encoding MgtC/SapB family protein — MEPHDLMADAIHFGIAVLLGALVGIEREKHRRERKSKTEQTAGLRTFILFALLGACTAWLARVFDSYWIVAAGLLITGAFVVAGYIATTRGQQEAVGLTTEVAAVIVFVLGAIDMLGGTEIAIALAVITTAVLAYKDPMHGFVKQLGWDDVYSGLQLLIATFIALPLLPDKPIDPWGALNPYELWLLVILISGLSLVGYAMTRWLGPGKGALLTGFAGGLVASTAVTVSFAREARTNPANTMAFASGILVAWAVMFVRVLVVVAVVNRALLGPIFVPFAAMALVAAGGAGLIYLRRHRNGKDVSAREDLRVTNPFSVTSAVKFAAFFAVVLVAVKIAQENFSDSGVYAVAALAGLTDVDAITLSMAELAKTGSAHVAVIAIVIASLVNTAVKCGIAFVLGGVALGKPLLLAIFAMLIAGLASVLLM; from the coding sequence ATGGAGCCGCACGATCTCATGGCCGACGCGATCCATTTCGGGATCGCCGTGCTGCTCGGTGCCCTTGTCGGTATCGAACGCGAGAAGCATCGCCGCGAGCGCAAATCGAAGACCGAGCAGACGGCGGGCTTGCGGACCTTCATCCTGTTCGCACTCCTGGGCGCCTGCACGGCCTGGCTCGCCCGGGTCTTCGACTCCTATTGGATCGTGGCGGCGGGTCTTCTGATCACGGGCGCCTTCGTGGTGGCAGGCTACATCGCGACGACGCGCGGGCAGCAGGAGGCCGTGGGCCTTACCACCGAGGTGGCTGCCGTCATCGTCTTCGTGCTCGGGGCGATCGACATGCTGGGCGGTACCGAAATCGCCATCGCGTTGGCCGTCATCACCACAGCGGTCCTTGCCTATAAGGATCCGATGCATGGGTTCGTGAAGCAGCTCGGCTGGGACGATGTCTATTCCGGACTGCAGCTGCTGATCGCGACCTTTATCGCCTTGCCGCTCCTCCCCGATAAGCCGATCGATCCTTGGGGCGCGCTCAACCCGTACGAGCTCTGGCTCCTGGTCATCCTGATCTCCGGCCTGTCGCTGGTCGGCTACGCAATGACACGCTGGCTCGGTCCCGGAAAGGGCGCGCTACTGACCGGGTTTGCCGGCGGCCTCGTGGCGTCCACCGCGGTGACCGTATCGTTCGCCCGCGAGGCGCGGACCAACCCCGCCAATACAATGGCCTTCGCCAGCGGGATATTGGTGGCGTGGGCGGTCATGTTCGTGCGCGTTCTCGTGGTGGTGGCGGTCGTCAACCGCGCGCTCCTCGGGCCGATCTTCGTACCGTTCGCGGCGATGGCCTTGGTGGCGGCGGGGGGCGCAGGCCTCATCTATCTGCGCCGGCATCGGAATGGAAAGGACGTTAGCGCGCGGGAAGACTTGCGCGTGACCAACCCTTTCAGCGTCACGTCGGCGGTGAAGTTCGCGGCGTTCTTTGCGGTGGTGCTGGTCGCGGTCAAGATCGCGCAGGAGAATTTCTCCGACAGCGGCGTTTACGCTGTGGCGGCGCTCGCGGGGCTGACGGACGTGGATGCGATCACTCTTTCGATGGCGGAGCTCGCCAAGACGGGAAGTGCACATGTGGCCGTGATCGCCATCGTCATCGCGTCCTTGGTCAACACGGCGGTCAAATGCGGGATCGCCTTCGTGCTCGGCGGCGTCGCGCTCGGCAAGCCGCTTCTCTTGGCGATCTTCGCGATGCTGATCGCCGGTCTTGCGAGCGTGCTGCTGATGTGA
- a CDS encoding S-methyl-5'-thioadenosine phosphorylase, translating into MTKAVLGIIGGSGLYDLPGLENVREERIESPWGDPSGALRFGDIGGLPIVFLPRHDKGHRLSPTDINYRANIDVMKRAGVTDLISLSACGSYKEDLPPGTFVIVDQFVDRTHNRATSFFGTGCVAHVSMAHPTSPRLRMRIAEAAEAESIPFVRDGTYVCMEGPQFSTLAESLTYKGLGYSVVGMTNLPEAKLAREAELCYATVAMVTDFDCWHPDHDAVTVQDIIRVLTANAEKAARLVGRLARDFPREHESCPAGSDRALDTAIITAPEARDPELLKKLDAVAGRVLGS; encoded by the coding sequence ATGACAAAAGCAGTGCTCGGCATTATCGGCGGGTCGGGTCTCTATGACCTGCCGGGACTTGAGAACGTGCGTGAGGAGCGCATCGAGAGCCCTTGGGGAGATCCGTCGGGCGCGCTCCGGTTCGGCGACATCGGCGGCCTGCCGATCGTCTTCCTGCCCCGTCACGACAAGGGGCACCGCCTGTCGCCCACCGACATCAACTATCGTGCGAATATCGACGTCATGAAGCGGGCAGGGGTCACCGACCTCATTTCCCTGTCGGCCTGCGGCTCCTACAAGGAGGATCTGCCGCCGGGCACATTCGTGATCGTCGACCAGTTCGTGGACCGCACCCACAACCGCGCCACATCGTTTTTCGGCACGGGCTGCGTCGCCCATGTGTCCATGGCCCATCCCACCTCACCGCGGCTTCGCATGCGCATCGCCGAAGCGGCCGAGGCCGAGTCCATCCCGTTCGTGCGCGACGGCACCTATGTGTGCATGGAGGGTCCCCAGTTCTCCACGCTGGCCGAGAGCCTCACCTACAAGGGGCTGGGCTATTCGGTGGTCGGCATGACGAACCTGCCCGAGGCGAAGCTCGCCCGCGAGGCGGAGCTCTGCTACGCGACCGTGGCCATGGTCACCGATTTCGATTGCTGGCATCCGGACCACGACGCGGTCACGGTGCAGGACATCATCCGCGTGCTCACGGCCAACGCGGAGAAGGCCGCGCGCCTCGTGGGCCGGCTCGCCCGCGACTTCCCGCGCGAGCACGAGTCTTGTCCCGCCGGCTCCGATCGTGCGCTCGACACCGCCATCATCACGGCGCCAGAAGCGCGCGACCCGGAGCTCCTAAAGAAGCTCGATGCGGTCGCCGGGCGTGTGCTGGGGAGTTGA
- the mtnA gene encoding S-methyl-5-thioribose-1-phosphate isomerase, translating into MNIDGKPYRTIWLGSDGISAEIIDQTKLPFALEIVTLRTLEDAALAISSMQVRGAPLIGATAAYGVALAMREDASDAGLAKACDVLAATRPTAVNLRWALDEMVAELQPMPEAARVAGAFARAAEICDQDVETCRKIGEHGMGLIEAHAERKKGKTVNILTHCNAGWLATVDWGTALAPIYQAFDKGISVHVWVDETRPRNQGASLTAFELGAHGVPHTIVADNTGGHLMQAGLVDLCIVGTDRTTANGDVANKIGTYLKALAAKDNGVQFFVALPHSTIDWTLDDGREIPIEQRDASEVTHMTGQLPDGEVATVAIAPPGSSAANYAFDVTPARLVTGFITERGVTPASREGLSLLYSRQEAPSTWPVEGR; encoded by the coding sequence ATGAATATCGACGGCAAACCGTATCGCACCATCTGGCTCGGCAGCGATGGCATCTCCGCGGAGATCATCGACCAGACCAAGCTTCCTTTTGCGCTTGAGATCGTCACGCTACGCACGCTCGAGGACGCTGCCCTCGCCATCTCCAGCATGCAAGTGCGCGGCGCGCCGTTGATCGGTGCGACGGCAGCCTATGGCGTCGCGCTGGCCATGCGGGAGGATGCCTCCGATGCGGGTCTTGCTAAAGCCTGCGACGTGCTGGCCGCCACACGGCCGACGGCCGTGAATCTGCGCTGGGCGCTCGATGAAATGGTGGCCGAGCTTCAGCCAATGCCGGAGGCGGCCCGCGTTGCCGGTGCGTTCGCTCGGGCGGCGGAGATCTGCGACCAGGATGTCGAGACCTGCCGTAAGATCGGCGAGCATGGGATGGGGCTGATCGAGGCTCACGCCGAACGCAAGAAGGGCAAGACGGTCAACATCCTCACCCATTGCAACGCCGGCTGGCTTGCCACCGTGGATTGGGGAACGGCGCTCGCGCCGATCTACCAGGCTTTCGACAAGGGAATTTCCGTCCATGTCTGGGTCGACGAGACCCGGCCGCGCAATCAAGGCGCGTCCCTGACGGCGTTCGAGCTGGGCGCGCATGGAGTGCCGCACACGATCGTCGCCGACAACACCGGCGGCCATCTGATGCAGGCGGGTCTCGTGGATCTGTGCATCGTGGGCACGGACCGCACCACGGCCAATGGCGACGTCGCCAACAAGATCGGAACTTACCTGAAGGCGCTCGCTGCCAAGGACAATGGCGTTCAGTTCTTCGTCGCCCTGCCGCACTCGACCATCGACTGGACGCTCGACGACGGACGCGAGATTCCCATCGAGCAGCGCGACGCCAGCGAGGTCACCCACATGACCGGGCAATTGCCCGATGGCGAGGTGGCGACTGTCGCGATCGCACCGCCGGGGTCGTCCGCCGCCAACTACGCCTTCGACGTCACTCCGGCGCGGCTCGTCACGGGCTTCATCACCGAGCGCGGCGTGACGCCGGCCTCGCGTGAGGGGCTGTCTCTATTATATTCGAGGCAGGAGGCGCCGTCGACGTGGCCCGTTGAGGGCCGGTAG
- a CDS encoding cytochrome b, producing the protein MAHESTYKPSTGIERWLDTRLPVPRLMYDQFGVFPMPRNVNYWWTFGAILSFMLAVQIVTGIVLAMHYVPTTDGAFESVEKIMRDVNWGWLLRYTHAVGASMFFFAAFVHTFRGLYYGSYKAPREILWMLGVLILFLMIATAFMGYSLVWGQMSFWAVTVITNLFTSLDTLIPGLGTTLVQWIWGGFSVGEPTLNRLFALHYLFPFIIAGVVVLHIWALHIPGSNNPTGVDVKTKADTLPFHPYFTIKDGFAVVLFCLLFGVFLFYAPNYLGHTDNYIPANPLQTPPHIVPEWYFLPFYAILRAIPDKLLGVMGLIGAIVVLFFIPWLDTSRIRSVSYRPIFKWFFWLFVICCIALGYFGSQAPEGWKLLWGRICTFYYFAFFLIIMPVVGLIEKPKRLPGSITSSVLGKKDTSASGGTA; encoded by the coding sequence ATGGCGCACGAATCGACTTACAAGCCCTCGACCGGCATTGAGCGCTGGCTCGACACGCGTCTGCCCGTTCCGCGGCTGATGTACGACCAGTTCGGGGTCTTCCCGATGCCGCGCAACGTCAACTATTGGTGGACGTTCGGCGCGATCCTGAGCTTCATGCTGGCCGTGCAGATCGTGACGGGCATCGTGCTCGCCATGCACTATGTGCCGACCACGGACGGTGCGTTCGAGTCCGTCGAGAAAATCATGCGCGACGTGAACTGGGGCTGGCTGCTGCGCTACACGCACGCCGTCGGCGCCTCCATGTTCTTCTTCGCCGCCTTCGTCCATACGTTCCGCGGGCTCTATTACGGGTCCTACAAGGCGCCGCGCGAGATCCTGTGGATGCTCGGTGTGCTGATCCTGTTCCTGATGATCGCGACGGCCTTCATGGGCTACTCGCTGGTCTGGGGTCAGATGAGCTTCTGGGCGGTGACGGTGATCACCAACCTGTTCACCTCGCTTGACACCCTGATCCCGGGGCTCGGCACGACGCTGGTGCAGTGGATCTGGGGCGGGTTCTCGGTGGGCGAGCCGACGCTGAACCGGCTCTTCGCGCTCCACTATCTGTTCCCGTTCATCATCGCGGGCGTCGTGGTTCTGCACATTTGGGCGCTGCATATTCCGGGCAGCAACAATCCCACGGGCGTGGACGTCAAGACGAAGGCCGACACGCTGCCGTTCCATCCTTACTTCACCATCAAGGATGGCTTCGCGGTCGTGCTGTTCTGCCTTCTGTTCGGTGTGTTCCTGTTCTACGCGCCGAACTATCTCGGTCACACGGACAACTACATCCCGGCCAACCCGCTGCAGACGCCGCCGCACATCGTGCCCGAATGGTACTTCCTGCCGTTCTACGCGATTTTGCGGGCCATTCCCGACAAGCTGCTCGGCGTCATGGGCCTGATCGGCGCGATCGTGGTGCTGTTCTTCATTCCGTGGCTCGACACGTCGCGCATCCGCTCCGTCAGCTACCGGCCGATCTTCAAATGGTTCTTCTGGCTGTTCGTGATCTGCTGCATCGCGCTCGGCTATTTCGGCTCGCAGGCGCCGGAAGGCTGGAAGCTTCTTTGGGGGCGCATCTGCACCTTCTACTACTTCGCCTTCTTCCTGATCATCATGCCTGTCGTCGGACTGATCGAGAAACCGAAGAGGCTGCCGGGCAGTATCACCTCGTCGGTGCTCGGAAAGAAGGATACGAGCGCCAGCGGGGGGACTGCGTGA
- a CDS encoding cytochrome c1 yields the protein MRNVMKLFAAIAVLAIALPGITHAADDGHGTAIEAQEWSFGPPFGHFDRAQLQRGYKVYQFVCANCHSMDLLSYRNLGQPGGPQFSEAAVKALAAQAQISDGPNDKGEMFLRPAKPSDRFKAPYANEQAARNANGGALPPDLSVIAKARPGGPDYLYALMTGYEDAPHDMKMSKGMHYNAAFPGHQIAMPSPLSDGVVEYTDGTEPTVKNYAKDVSAFLMWAAEPTLEQRYKTGARIMIFLIVFAVIMFLAKRVVWAPIHRRDHAAQHAAKTAAKTDT from the coding sequence ATGCGGAACGTCATGAAACTGTTTGCCGCCATTGCGGTTCTCGCCATCGCGCTTCCCGGCATCACCCATGCCGCAGATGACGGCCATGGCACGGCGATAGAAGCGCAGGAGTGGTCGTTCGGGCCGCCCTTCGGTCACTTCGACCGGGCGCAGCTGCAGCGCGGCTACAAGGTCTATCAGTTCGTCTGCGCGAACTGCCACTCGATGGACCTGCTGTCCTACCGCAATCTCGGGCAGCCGGGCGGTCCTCAGTTCTCGGAAGCGGCGGTCAAGGCGCTCGCGGCCCAGGCCCAGATCTCGGACGGCCCCAACGACAAGGGCGAGATGTTCCTGCGTCCGGCCAAGCCATCCGATCGCTTCAAGGCGCCCTATGCGAACGAGCAGGCCGCTCGTAACGCCAATGGCGGGGCTCTTCCGCCGGACCTGTCGGTCATCGCCAAGGCGCGCCCCGGCGGGCCGGACTATCTCTACGCGCTGATGACCGGTTACGAGGACGCGCCGCACGACATGAAGATGAGCAAGGGCATGCATTACAACGCTGCCTTTCCGGGTCATCAGATTGCCATGCCGAGCCCGCTGTCGGACGGCGTCGTGGAGTACACGGACGGCACCGAGCCCACGGTCAAGAACTACGCGAAGGACGTGTCCGCCTTCCTGATGTGGGCGGCCGAGCCCACGCTGGAACAACGCTACAAGACCGGCGCGCGGATCATGATCTTCCTGATCGTCTTCGCGGTGATCATGTTCCTCGCAAAGAGGGTGGTCTGGGCCCCGATCCACAGGCGCGACCACGCGGCTCAGCACGCAGCCAAGACCGCAGCCAAGACCGATACCTAG
- a CDS encoding adenine phosphoribosyltransferase, whose protein sequence is MTASTEIDIKSLVRTIPDYPKPGIMFRDVTTLFGHPSGFRASVEQLVAPFQDQRVESVAGIEARGFILGGAAADRMHCGFVPIRKKGKLPAKAIGQEYELEYGVDVIEIHEDALSPGEPVLLVDDLIATGGTAVAAVELLRQLKAEVVGAAFVIDLPDLGGSARLTELGVPCHTLMAFEGD, encoded by the coding sequence ATGACTGCATCCACCGAAATCGACATCAAGTCCCTTGTGCGGACGATCCCGGATTACCCGAAGCCCGGCATCATGTTTCGCGACGTGACCACGCTGTTTGGTCACCCGTCCGGCTTCCGGGCGTCCGTCGAGCAGCTGGTGGCGCCGTTCCAGGATCAGCGGGTCGAGTCCGTCGCGGGCATCGAGGCGCGCGGGTTCATTCTGGGCGGGGCCGCGGCGGATCGCATGCATTGCGGCTTCGTGCCCATCCGCAAGAAGGGCAAGCTGCCGGCCAAGGCGATCGGTCAGGAATACGAACTCGAATACGGTGTCGATGTCATCGAGATCCATGAAGACGCGCTGAGCCCCGGCGAACCGGTGCTGCTGGTGGACGATCTGATCGCCACGGGCGGAACAGCCGTCGCGGCCGTGGAACTGCTGCGTCAGCTCAAGGCCGAAGTCGTCGGCGCCGCGTTCGTCATCGATCTGCCGGATCTCGGCGGCAGTGCACGCCTCACCGAGCTTGGCGTGCCGTGCCACACGCTGATGGCGTTCGAGGGCGACTAA
- the pth gene encoding aminoacyl-tRNA hydrolase produces MKLFVGLGNPGAQYAFNRHNVGFMAVDVMAAAHGFAAWRKRFQGLTCEGRLGGEQVLLLKPQTFMNESGRSVGEAARFYKIPVSDVVAFHDELDLAPGKVRVKIGGGVAGHNGLKSLTAHLGNEYMRVRIGIGHPGHRERVIGHVMRDFAKADMEWLEPVLAAMSDAAPILAKGEKDKFQTQVAHETRDLMRNDTGNETQGETD; encoded by the coding sequence ATGAAGCTCTTTGTCGGCCTCGGCAATCCGGGGGCGCAATACGCCTTCAACCGTCACAATGTCGGCTTCATGGCTGTGGACGTCATGGCCGCCGCACATGGATTCGCCGCTTGGCGCAAGCGCTTCCAGGGGTTGACCTGCGAAGGGCGGCTGGGCGGCGAACAGGTTCTTCTCCTCAAGCCGCAGACCTTCATGAACGAGTCGGGGCGCTCGGTGGGAGAAGCCGCGCGCTTCTACAAGATTCCCGTCAGCGATGTGGTCGCCTTCCACGACGAGTTGGATCTGGCGCCCGGCAAGGTGCGCGTGAAGATCGGCGGCGGTGTCGCCGGCCACAACGGGCTCAAGTCGCTCACGGCGCACCTGGGCAACGAGTATATGCGCGTGCGGATCGGTATCGGTCACCCCGGCCACCGCGAACGTGTCATCGGTCACGTCATGCGCGACTTCGCCAAGGCGGATATGGAGTGGCTCGAGCCGGTGCTTGCGGCGATGTCGGACGCGGCCCCCATCCTTGCCAAAGGCGAGAAGGACAAGTTTCAGACCCAGGTCGCCCATGAGACGCGGGACCTCATGCGGAACGACACCGGAAACGAAACGCAAGGCGAAACGGACTAG
- a CDS encoding DUF502 domain-containing protein, whose translation MGRIFRVFLSGALALLPIMVTILVTAWLGSLVATYAGPGSFLGNLITHLGLNLSGSSHVAYFIGLGIILALIFLLGLAVESGLRNWISNSFDWFMMRIPLVSNVYDISKRFVSMMDRGDGEDSLKGMSPVWCFFGGEGSAATLALMPSHEPVIIGERTYLPVLVPFAPVPFGGALVYVPQEWVKPADGGVERLVNVYLSMGVTPPKGIPPEGVILDGETAEAAAGATKAAQPKRPAKTKAQDASKA comes from the coding sequence GTGGGCCGCATCTTCCGAGTTTTCCTATCCGGCGCCCTCGCGCTGCTGCCGATCATGGTCACGATCCTGGTCACCGCGTGGCTGGGATCGTTGGTGGCCACCTATGCGGGGCCTGGAAGTTTCCTCGGCAATCTCATCACCCATCTTGGGCTGAACCTGTCGGGCTCGTCGCATGTGGCCTATTTCATCGGGCTCGGCATCATTCTGGCGCTGATCTTCCTGCTGGGCCTCGCGGTGGAATCGGGCCTGCGAAACTGGATCTCCAACAGTTTCGACTGGTTCATGATGCGCATTCCGCTGGTTTCGAATGTCTACGACATCTCCAAGCGCTTCGTCTCGATGATGGACCGGGGCGACGGCGAGGACAGTTTGAAAGGCATGAGCCCCGTCTGGTGCTTCTTTGGCGGAGAGGGCAGCGCCGCCACTCTCGCTCTTATGCCCTCGCATGAGCCGGTGATCATCGGGGAGAGAACCTATTTGCCCGTGCTGGTGCCGTTTGCGCCGGTGCCCTTCGGCGGGGCGCTCGTCTACGTGCCTCAAGAGTGGGTCAAGCCGGCCGACGGCGGCGTCGAGAGGCTCGTGAATGTCTACCTGTCCATGGGCGTGACCCCGCCCAAGGGCATTCCGCCGGAGGGCGTGATCTTGGACGGCGAGACCGCGGAAGCGGCTGCCGGGGCCACGAAGGCCGCGCAGCCCAAGCGCCCCGCAAAGACCAAGGCGCAGGACGCGAGCAAGGCCTAG
- a CDS encoding DUF4365 domain-containing protein, whose translation MNFIEKVFLEEGWIVNRIYSDYGEDLSLQPVSEGAVEKCRVYVQVKSVSSKRARRITLKREDLFIWQFSSEIFIAVCFVMESQEALYYWVNEHQEPSQFADLDKKAYSLPIKIMKTLDTSAINRLKFLSREVYYESTLRKLSSFIEDNRGYAKNKHRPDVLAAKQASVNVACRLLTDYGVLSNVDDGFAPSKVFIEENLYNIVENSVVMCRSIKKKLPKSSLFWAARIINHVFERDGSRDIPYALAWSLVNTVDVVVTRDEIFKDIVAEMVDFARRELRHKKTSTVTG comes from the coding sequence GTGAACTTCATCGAGAAGGTCTTCCTCGAAGAGGGCTGGATAGTAAATCGAATTTATTCTGACTACGGAGAGGACCTATCTCTTCAGCCCGTATCGGAGGGCGCAGTCGAAAAGTGTAGAGTTTATGTCCAAGTTAAATCTGTTTCATCGAAGCGGGCTCGGAGAATCACTTTAAAAAGAGAAGATCTATTTATTTGGCAGTTTTCGTCAGAAATATTCATCGCAGTATGCTTTGTGATGGAATCTCAAGAGGCGCTATATTATTGGGTAAATGAGCACCAAGAGCCCTCTCAGTTTGCTGATCTTGATAAAAAAGCTTACTCATTGCCAATAAAAATAATGAAAACACTTGATACGTCAGCCATAAATAGGCTGAAATTTCTGTCTAGAGAAGTATACTACGAATCAACGCTCAGAAAATTATCTTCTTTTATTGAGGATAATAGAGGTTATGCGAAAAATAAACATAGACCGGATGTTCTTGCGGCGAAGCAAGCGTCCGTAAATGTGGCATGCAGGCTGCTTACAGATTATGGGGTTCTGTCGAATGTGGATGACGGATTTGCCCCAAGTAAGGTGTTCATAGAGGAGAATCTGTACAATATTGTAGAAAATTCCGTTGTTATGTGCCGAAGTATCAAGAAAAAACTTCCTAAGAGCAGTCTTTTCTGGGCAGCTAGGATAATAAATCATGTTTTTGAGCGAGATGGCTCGCGGGATATACCTTATGCTCTGGCTTGGTCTTTGGTAAATACGGTTGATGTCGTCGTAACTAGAGATGAAATATTTAAAGATATTGTCGCGGAGATGGTTGATTTCGCCCGAAGAGAGTTGCGTCACAAAAAAACATCAACGGTCACGGGCTGA
- a CDS encoding 50S ribosomal protein L25/general stress protein Ctc has translation MAEAIELKAWSRGRTGTGGARAIRREGRIPGIVYGGSDEPLNIALETKEVSKQIQTGHFQSTVYMLDMDGTKIRAIPRDVQVDPVRDFPIHVDFLRLAKNAEIDVDVPVHFLNEGASPGLKRGGVLNVVRHEISLRCPADKIPEAIEIDLAGMEIGDSIHISAVTLPEGAVPTITDRDFTVATIAGRGGDDAGEEEEGAEEEPTEEAEETKE, from the coding sequence ATGGCTGAGGCGATCGAGCTCAAGGCGTGGTCGCGAGGGCGCACCGGAACCGGTGGCGCGCGCGCAATTCGCCGTGAAGGGCGCATTCCCGGCATCGTTTACGGCGGCAGCGACGAGCCGCTCAACATCGCTCTGGAGACGAAGGAAGTTTCCAAGCAGATTCAAACCGGTCACTTCCAGAGCACGGTTTACATGCTCGACATGGACGGCACGAAGATCCGGGCCATCCCGCGCGACGTGCAGGTCGACCCGGTCCGCGACTTCCCGATCCACGTGGATTTCCTGCGGCTCGCGAAGAACGCCGAGATCGACGTGGACGTGCCGGTGCACTTCCTCAACGAAGGCGCGTCCCCGGGCCTGAAGCGTGGCGGCGTGCTCAACGTGGTGCGCCACGAAATTTCTCTGCGCTGCCCGGCCGACAAAATTCCCGAAGCGATCGAGATCGATCTGGCGGGAATGGAGATCGGCGACTCCATCCACATCTCGGCCGTGACGCTGCCTGAGGGCGCTGTCCCCACGATCACCGACCGCGACTTCACCGTCGCGACCATCGCGGGCCGCGGTGGCGACGATGCGGGCGAGGAGGAAGAAGGCGCCGAAGAGGAACCGACGGAAGAAGCCGAGGAGACGAAGGAGTAG
- the ychF gene encoding redox-regulated ATPase YchF produces MGFKCGIVGLPNVGKSTLFNALTESAAAQAANYPFCTIEPNVGDVPVPDPRLSKLSEIAGSAQTIPTRLTFVDIAGLVRGASQGEGLGNQFLAHIREVDAIAYVLRCFEDSDVVHVDGKVDPLADAETIETELMLADLESLERRVPALEKKIRGQDKEAKETLALLERALVVLREGRPARYAAVDHEDRKAFHSLGLLTSKPVLYVCNVDEASAGNGNALSEAVLARATKEDVGCVVISAKIESELVELDAEERRSYLADLGLEEPGLNRLIQEGYKLLDLLTYFTVGPKEARAWTIERGTRAPQAAGVIHTDFEKGFIRAETIAYNDYVDLGGEAGARDAGKLRLEGKEYVVKDGDVLHFRFAN; encoded by the coding sequence ATGGGATTCAAATGCGGCATCGTGGGACTGCCGAATGTCGGCAAGTCCACCCTCTTCAACGCTCTCACCGAGAGCGCCGCGGCGCAGGCTGCCAACTACCCGTTCTGTACAATCGAGCCGAACGTGGGCGACGTGCCGGTCCCCGATCCGCGCCTCTCCAAGCTTTCGGAGATCGCAGGCTCCGCTCAGACCATCCCGACCCGCCTGACCTTCGTCGACATCGCCGGTCTCGTCCGCGGTGCCTCCCAAGGTGAAGGCTTGGGGAACCAGTTCCTCGCCCATATCCGCGAGGTCGACGCCATCGCCTATGTGCTGCGCTGCTTCGAGGATTCCGATGTGGTTCACGTCGACGGCAAGGTGGACCCCCTCGCCGATGCGGAAACCATCGAGACGGAATTGATGCTGGCCGATCTCGAGAGCCTCGAGCGGCGCGTGCCCGCGCTCGAAAAGAAGATTCGCGGCCAGGACAAGGAAGCCAAGGAGACCTTGGCGCTGTTGGAACGGGCCCTGGTCGTGCTGCGCGAAGGCAGGCCCGCGCGCTACGCCGCCGTGGATCACGAAGACCGCAAAGCATTCCATTCGCTCGGACTCTTGACCTCGAAGCCCGTTCTTTATGTCTGCAACGTGGACGAGGCCTCGGCCGGAAACGGCAATGCGCTCTCGGAAGCGGTCTTGGCCCGCGCCACCAAGGAAGATGTCGGCTGCGTCGTGATCTCGGCCAAGATCGAATCCGAGCTGGTGGAGCTCGACGCCGAAGAGCGACGGTCCTATCTCGCCGATCTGGGCCTCGAGGAACCGGGCCTCAACCGGCTGATCCAGGAAGGCTACAAGCTGCTCGACCTCCTCACCTATTTCACGGTGGGGCCTAAGGAAGCGCGCGCCTGGACTATCGAGCGCGGCACTCGCGCCCCGCAAGCGGCGGGCGTGATCCACACCGATTTCGAGAAGGGATTCATCCGGGCAGAGACGATCGCCTACAACGACTATGTCGATCTCGGCGGCGAGGCCGGCGCGCGCGATGCGGGCAAGCTACGCCTCGAAGGCAAGGAGTATGTGGTGAAGGACGGCGACGTCCTGCACTTCCGCTTCGCGAACTAG